The Candidatus Cetobacterium colombiensis genome includes the window TTTTTCTAAATTATCAAGACAACCAAAAGAGATGCCAGAATTGCTAGAAGCAGGAACACCGAATACACCTGGAATATTAAGTTTAGGAGCAGGAATAGATTTTATAAATCGAATAGGATTAAATAAAATAAAAGAGCATGAAGATATTTTGACAAAAAGATTTATAAAACGATTAAGAAATATTGATAAAATAAAACTTTACGAAAGTTTTACAGAAAATCAAGGTCCAGTTATAAGTTTAAATATAGAAGGGATAGAAAGTAGTGATTTAGCTCAGATTTTAGATGAAGAGTTTGGGATTTTAGTAAGAGCAGGATATCATTGTGCTCCTCTTGCTCATCGAACAATGGGAACTTATGAAACAGGAACTGTGAGATTTTCATTTGGGTACTTTAATACAGAAGAAGAGATTGATTATGCACTAGATGCATTAAAAAATATCACTTTACAAATTTAAAAAGGTATGATATACTCTCTAGAGCGTAAAAAATGAGGAGGATAAAAAGTGAGAAAACTGTTAAGTATTTTTGGATTAAGAAAAGAAAAAAAGAAAAAAACGTTATTTTCATTATTATTTTTATCTTTTAATTTTGATTTTAATATATGGAATAGAAGTTACATTAATTTGTAATTTCTATTCCTTTTTTTTTAACTAAAATTTTTAAGGAGGAGAAATGAGAGATTTTATTTCAATGAAGGATTTTACAAAAGGGGATATTTTAGAAGTTTTAAGAGTAGCAAAAGAATTAGAGAAAAAAAATGAAGAACTTTTGAGAAATAAAATAGTTGGAAGTTTATTTTTCGAACCATCAACTAGAACAAGATTATCATTTACCTCAGCAGCTTATAGATTAGGTGCAAAAGTTTTAGGGTTTGATTCACCAGATGCAACTTCATTGAAGAAAGGTGAATCATTAAGAGATACAATAAAAATGACAGAAGCTTATTCTGATGTGATTGTAATGAGACATAATAGAGATGGAGCAGCTCGTTTTGCTGCAGATATATCAAAAGTTCCAGTTGTAAACGCAGGGGATGGAGCTAATGAGCATCCAAGCCAAACATTATTAGATTTATATACAATTCAAAAAGAATTTGGAGATATAGAAGGAAAAAAAGTTGCTTTTGTGGGAGATTTAAAATATGGAAGAACAGTCCACTCTTTAACAAAAGCATTAGAGATGTTTAATTGTGAGTTTTACTTCATAGCTCCTGATGTAATTCAAATACCAGAATACATAACAAGAGAACTAGATAAAAAAGGAATGAAATATCATATATTAAACGATTATAAAGATGTTTTGAAAGAGATTGATGTTTTATATATGACAAGAATACAAAAGGAAAGATTTGACAATCAAGAGGATTATGAAAAAGTTGCTGGAGTTTATGTAATAGATAAAAAGAACATTGTAGGAAAATGCAAAGAAAATATGATAATTTTACATCCACTACCAAGAGTAGATGAAATAAAAATAGATTTAGATGAAACAAAACATGCTAAATATTTTGAACAGGCAGCTAATGGAGTCCCAACAAGAGAAGCAATATTTTCAATAGCATTAGACTTAGTAAAAGTATATAAAGATAAAGAGATAATAAAAAATATAAAAGAATCAGAAAAAGTTGTATGTGTAAATGAAAAGTGTATAACAAAATTTGAAGAGACACAGAATAAATATGTAATAGATAAAGATCATGAATACTGTTATTACTGTAACAGAGATATAAAAAAATAAAAAATTTTAAGATAGATTTGGGAGGAAAAATGTTTTTAGAGGATTGTAAAGTATTAGAAAATCAAAAAGTCGGAGAAGATTACTATTTAATGAAAATAGAATCTAAAAAAGCTTCTCAACATTCAAAAGCTGGGCAATTTTTTATGTTGAAATTAAAAAATGAAA containing:
- the pyrB gene encoding aspartate carbamoyltransferase — its product is MRDFISMKDFTKGDILEVLRVAKELEKKNEELLRNKIVGSLFFEPSTRTRLSFTSAAYRLGAKVLGFDSPDATSLKKGESLRDTIKMTEAYSDVIVMRHNRDGAARFAADISKVPVVNAGDGANEHPSQTLLDLYTIQKEFGDIEGKKVAFVGDLKYGRTVHSLTKALEMFNCEFYFIAPDVIQIPEYITRELDKKGMKYHILNDYKDVLKEIDVLYMTRIQKERFDNQEDYEKVAGVYVIDKKNIVGKCKENMIILHPLPRVDEIKIDLDETKHAKYFEQAANGVPTREAIFSIALDLVKVYKDKEIIKNIKESEKVVCVNEKCITKFEETQNKYVIDKDHEYCYYCNRDIKK